One window from the genome of [Clostridium] celerecrescens 18A encodes:
- a CDS encoding extracellular solute-binding protein, whose translation MVTIKDIARAAGVAQGTVSNVLNEKGNVSSEKIKQVMDAAASLGYIPNERAKLLRKGRSDLLAVILPNLRSKQYLDFFMSFKAYAENHNYSVCQYLTNDDQPDAEINALQDIRSLMPAGIASFTSFTSQSDYIPYLDGKKKIRENIIFIERDPDISCKYIGFNYGQAGKELAKKALEKIYTNICILTGSLRLSNELAFYDGFMDTMKNSSCSVSHIQTDSYRKLQNVMQIFHDSTPQAIFISNYGFAESVKDIHNTFYPELSLNIHTVSPVFTLPEKDFDKYELNYRQLGKIAAETLIENDLSGKYPEKRILENSGFRDWFSNIIYSDNKSPLNILTLDTPSAYTLRSLSRLYTQKTGIPVNITIYSYDEIYEAFTNMSKDSVFDILRLDVTWLSWFAEKILQPLDGIDPSVAQCLNEFIDGTIEPFSMINGHVYALPTSPSMQLLFYRKDLFNDPIYRRTYFEKYREELLPPDTFDKFNRIAAFFTKSLNPASPVDYGATLTLGSTGVAGSEFLARFFSYQDNLYDEHYNVALNSPAAVRALEQLVEIRNYSSPKYNSWWTNTATSFAGGNIAMTLLYSNYASDLLSSTSKVVGNIGYALVPGGNPVIGGGTLGVSKYSRRSNEALSFIRWICSETIASAETLLGSVSPCKKSYENYEIVNSYPWLNFAKDCFVMARGRRVPELSGFPFDERRFLSIIGMAVKNAYSNVQSPKVALDHAQKMYNEQFLNRD comes from the coding sequence ATGGTTACTATTAAAGATATTGCCAGGGCCGCCGGTGTTGCCCAGGGAACTGTTTCAAATGTTCTAAACGAAAAAGGCAACGTCAGCAGCGAGAAAATAAAACAGGTAATGGATGCCGCTGCCTCACTTGGATATATCCCCAATGAAAGAGCCAAATTACTGCGCAAGGGACGCTCCGATTTATTGGCCGTTATTCTCCCAAACCTGCGTTCCAAACAATACCTTGATTTTTTTATGAGTTTTAAGGCGTATGCCGAAAATCATAATTATTCCGTATGCCAGTATCTCACCAATGACGATCAGCCGGATGCTGAGATCAATGCCTTACAGGACATTCGTTCCCTTATGCCTGCCGGAATTGCATCATTTACTTCCTTTACCTCCCAGTCAGACTATATTCCTTACCTGGATGGAAAGAAAAAGATCCGGGAAAATATCATTTTCATTGAGCGGGATCCTGATATATCCTGTAAATATATTGGATTCAATTATGGACAGGCCGGAAAAGAATTAGCAAAGAAGGCTTTGGAAAAGATATATACAAATATCTGTATTTTGACCGGCAGTCTTCGTCTGTCCAATGAGCTCGCATTTTATGACGGCTTTATGGACACGATGAAGAACTCCTCCTGTTCCGTGTCCCACATACAAACGGACTCATACAGGAAACTGCAGAACGTTATGCAGATCTTCCACGATTCCACGCCCCAGGCCATTTTTATATCCAATTACGGTTTTGCTGAATCTGTAAAAGATATACATAATACCTTTTATCCGGAGCTCAGCTTAAATATACACACCGTTTCTCCTGTATTTACCTTACCTGAAAAGGACTTTGATAAATACGAACTGAATTACCGCCAGTTGGGAAAAATCGCTGCAGAAACCCTTATTGAAAATGATCTTTCAGGTAAATATCCGGAGAAAAGAATTCTTGAAAATTCAGGTTTCCGTGATTGGTTTTCAAACATCATCTACAGCGATAACAAATCGCCTTTAAACATCCTGACCCTTGACACCCCCAGCGCTTACACCCTTCGCAGCCTTTCCCGCCTATATACACAAAAAACAGGGATACCGGTCAATATTACCATTTATTCCTACGATGAAATCTATGAAGCTTTTACAAACATGTCAAAGGACTCCGTATTCGATATCCTGCGTTTGGATGTGACCTGGTTATCCTGGTTTGCAGAAAAAATTTTACAGCCACTTGATGGAATTGATCCTTCGGTCGCCCAATGTCTCAATGAATTTATAGACGGCACCATTGAACCGTTTTCAATGATCAACGGACATGTTTATGCATTGCCCACCTCCCCAAGTATGCAGCTTCTGTTTTACAGAAAAGATTTGTTCAATGACCCTATTTACCGCCGCACGTACTTTGAAAAATACCGGGAAGAACTGCTTCCGCCGGACACTTTTGATAAGTTCAACCGGATTGCCGCGTTTTTTACAAAATCCTTAAACCCGGCATCCCCTGTGGATTATGGGGCCACTCTCACCCTTGGTTCCACCGGAGTTGCAGGCTCTGAATTTTTAGCCCGCTTTTTCAGTTATCAGGACAATCTGTATGACGAACACTACAATGTGGCCCTGAATTCCCCGGCTGCAGTCCGGGCATTGGAACAGCTTGTGGAGATCCGCAATTATTCCAGTCCAAAGTATAATTCCTGGTGGACCAATACCGCCACCTCTTTTGCCGGCGGAAACATTGCAATGACCCTGCTGTACAGCAACTATGCCTCTGATCTGCTCAGTTCAACTTCTAAGGTTGTGGGAAACATCGGCTATGCTCTGGTTCCTGGCGGCAACCCAGTCATTGGCGGCGGAACTCTCGGCGTTTCAAAATACAGCCGCCGGTCCAATGAGGCATTGTCCTTTATCCGCTGGATATGCAGTGAAACAATCGCTTCCGCCGAAACATTGCTGGGGAGCGTATCTCCCTGTAAGAAATCTTATGAAAATTATGAAATTGTCAATTCTTATCCGTGGTTAAATTTTGCAAAGGACTGTTTTGTAATGGCCAGAGGACGGCGGGTGCCTGAGTTGTCCGGTTTTCCATTCGATGAGCGCCGTTTTTTGAGTATTATCGGTATGGCGGTGAAAAATGCTTACAGCAATGTTCAATCCCCAAAAGTAGCATTGGATCATGCGCAGAAGATGTATAATGAACAGTTTTTAAACAGGGATTAG
- a CDS encoding ABC transporter substrate-binding protein: protein MRHLSAITLAMVMAAAGVLTGCGGNSTGATKAEQTETKAESASADTDSAKAETQGNTGDALRLTFYYPVNVGGSAAQLIEKICTDFNLENPDIVVEPVYTGNYDDTVTKIQTAVQGGTPPDVFVSLATQRFTMSSTGMAMPLDDFIAADGEEGKSFIADFLPGFMEDSYVDGKIYSIPFQRSTEILYYNKDLFKEAGLDPEKPPRTWEELADYAVKLTNGDHYGVGIALNSGSAQWTFTGFALQNSKDGKNLMSEDGKTVYFNTPENVEALQFWLDLQNKYKCMAEGIVQWTDLPTQFLAGEVAMIYHTTGNMANINSNAKFEFGTAFLPGHARDAAPTGGGNFYISNGIAKERADAAWKFIKFATSTERAAQWSLDTGYVATRQSCYDTDLMKDYYAKVPQASIAYEQLPYAKPELTTYNAAEIWRILNDNIQAAVVGDMTSQEALDQAQEEAEEVLADFQ from the coding sequence ATGAGACATTTATCTGCGATCACATTGGCAATGGTCATGGCTGCAGCAGGAGTATTAACTGGCTGCGGCGGCAATTCAACAGGTGCAACAAAGGCAGAGCAAACGGAAACAAAAGCCGAGTCAGCCTCGGCGGATACAGATTCTGCAAAGGCAGAGACTCAGGGAAATACGGGGGATGCATTGCGCCTGACTTTCTACTATCCGGTCAACGTAGGCGGATCAGCAGCACAGCTTATTGAGAAAATCTGCACGGATTTTAACCTGGAGAATCCAGATATTGTTGTTGAACCGGTTTATACAGGAAACTATGACGACACCGTTACAAAAATCCAGACGGCCGTACAGGGAGGAACTCCGCCGGATGTGTTTGTAAGCCTGGCGACCCAGAGATTTACCATGTCATCTACAGGTATGGCTATGCCGCTGGATGATTTTATTGCAGCTGACGGAGAAGAAGGAAAATCATTCATCGCAGACTTTCTTCCCGGATTTATGGAAGACTCCTATGTAGATGGAAAGATTTATTCCATTCCCTTCCAGAGAAGTACGGAGATCCTCTATTATAACAAAGACTTGTTTAAGGAAGCCGGACTTGATCCGGAGAAGCCGCCCAGAACCTGGGAGGAGCTGGCGGATTATGCGGTGAAGCTGACAAACGGCGACCATTATGGCGTTGGCATCGCTTTGAATTCCGGCTCTGCCCAGTGGACGTTTACAGGATTTGCATTACAGAACAGCAAAGACGGTAAAAACCTCATGAGTGAGGATGGAAAGACCGTTTACTTTAATACCCCTGAGAATGTAGAGGCCCTTCAGTTCTGGCTGGATCTCCAGAATAAATACAAATGCATGGCAGAAGGAATCGTACAATGGACCGACCTGCCCACACAGTTCCTGGCCGGAGAAGTGGCTATGATCTATCATACCACCGGAAATATGGCCAATATCAACAGCAACGCCAAGTTTGAGTTCGGTACGGCATTCCTGCCGGGACATGCACGGGATGCGGCGCCCACAGGCGGCGGAAACTTCTATATCTCAAACGGTATTGCAAAGGAGCGTGCGGATGCAGCTTGGAAATTCATTAAATTTGCTACTTCTACGGAAAGAGCTGCCCAGTGGAGCCTGGATACGGGTTATGTAGCAACCAGACAGTCTTGCTATGATACGGATCTGATGAAAGATTATTACGCAAAGGTTCCTCAGGCTTCCATCGCTTATGAGCAGCTTCCCTATGCAAAACCGGAGCTGACGACTTATAATGCGGCTGAAATATGGAGAATTTTAAACGATAACATCCAGGCGGCGGTAGTGGGAGATATGACATCACAGGAAGCTCTCGATCAGGCCCAGGAGGAAGCAGAGGAAGTTTTAGCAGATTTTCAATAG
- a CDS encoding carbohydrate ABC transporter permease, whose translation MNGDLKKRKERRHNFTAWMLVAPALAFMLVFTAYPVLKSLYLSVMKYKMGMGAPELIGLENYAKLFSSKLFWKVMGNTVFFALITVLPSMAVGLGLAVLVNRRSRTIGFVRTAFFYPVVMPMIAIASVWMFIYMAKNGLFDQMLISMGFRPLNVLSKKSTVLPAMAFMYVWKEAGYLMVFFLSGIQSISTEVMEAAKIDGAGSLKIFRKITLPLLAPTFLFVSTIAFTNSFKLVDHVVIMTEGAPNNASTLLLYYIYQQGFTNFNYGMSSALTVIMLVLLLIVSLPRFISQDKKIHYN comes from the coding sequence ATGAATGGTGATTTAAAAAAGAGGAAAGAACGTAGGCATAATTTCACAGCGTGGATGCTTGTTGCCCCGGCACTGGCGTTCATGCTGGTTTTTACAGCGTACCCTGTATTAAAGAGCTTGTATTTAAGCGTCATGAAATACAAAATGGGAATGGGGGCGCCGGAGCTTATTGGGCTGGAAAACTATGCAAAGCTGTTTTCATCAAAGCTGTTTTGGAAGGTAATGGGAAATACAGTCTTTTTTGCGCTGATTACCGTACTGCCCAGCATGGCTGTGGGATTGGGCCTTGCCGTTCTGGTAAATAGAAGAAGCCGGACCATCGGTTTTGTAAGAACGGCTTTTTTCTATCCGGTTGTAATGCCAATGATAGCCATAGCCAGTGTCTGGATGTTCATCTATATGGCGAAAAACGGATTGTTTGACCAGATGCTCATAAGCATGGGCTTTCGTCCGTTGAACGTCCTGTCAAAGAAGAGTACGGTGCTGCCTGCCATGGCGTTCATGTACGTATGGAAGGAGGCAGGATATTTGATGGTATTTTTCCTGTCGGGGATCCAGAGCATATCAACAGAGGTCATGGAGGCTGCAAAGATCGACGGGGCCGGAAGCTTAAAAATCTTTAGAAAGATTACCCTGCCATTGCTGGCCCCAACATTCCTTTTTGTATCAACCATTGCCTTTACGAATAGTTTTAAGCTTGTGGATCACGTTGTGATCATGACAGAGGGGGCTCCTAACAATGCCAGCACCCTCCTTCTTTACTACATTTACCAGCAGGGCTTTACGAATTTTAATTATGGAATGTCTTCTGCACTGACCGTTATCATGCTTGTCTTGCTGTTAATTGTGTCACTGCCGAGATTTATAAGCCAGGACAAGAAGATCCATTATAATTAG
- a CDS encoding carbohydrate ABC transporter permease, with protein sequence MKNMKKLLISICSVLLATAWLAPLFWLVCTALTEPTFKMTFFPNSRFTLGNIMYVWNAIPFGRYYLNTLFLVAVTFGIQFVTSTLAGYALGVMEFKGQYLVMAVIFMQIIIPNDVLITPNFMTLSEMGLTDTKLGIMLPFYGSALAIFLLRQHFKTIPRALAEAARIDGANIWQTIWQVYMPCAKPAYMSFAVISVSYHWNNYLWPLIVTNSPANRTLTVGLAIFAKSKEANMQWANVCAATLIIILPLLIAFFILQRQFMSSFISAGIKE encoded by the coding sequence ATGAAAAACATGAAAAAACTATTAATATCCATTTGTTCCGTACTGCTGGCAACCGCATGGCTGGCTCCCCTGTTTTGGCTTGTGTGCACCGCTTTAACGGAGCCAACGTTTAAGATGACGTTCTTTCCCAATTCCAGGTTTACTCTGGGCAATATCATGTATGTGTGGAATGCCATACCCTTTGGAAGATATTACTTAAATACCCTTTTCCTTGTTGCTGTAACATTTGGCATTCAGTTCGTTACATCTACCCTGGCTGGATATGCCCTTGGTGTTATGGAGTTTAAGGGACAGTATCTGGTGATGGCAGTTATATTTATGCAGATCATTATACCCAATGATGTACTTATAACGCCTAACTTTATGACCTTATCGGAGATGGGGCTAACAGATACAAAGCTGGGCATCATGCTGCCGTTTTATGGAAGCGCCCTGGCAATCTTCCTGTTAAGGCAGCACTTTAAGACCATACCAAGGGCCTTAGCGGAAGCGGCAAGAATTGACGGCGCAAATATATGGCAGACCATATGGCAGGTATATATGCCATGTGCAAAACCGGCATATATGTCATTTGCAGTCATTTCGGTCAGCTATCACTGGAATAATTATCTGTGGCCGTTAATAGTAACAAATTCCCCTGCAAACCGTACTCTGACGGTAGGCCTTGCAATTTTTGCTAAATCCAAGGAAGCTAATATGCAGTGGGCGAATGTCTGTGCTGCTACGTTAATTATCATACTGCCGTTATTAATAGCCTTTTTCATCCTGCAAAGACAGTTTATGAGCAGTTTCATCAGTGCAGGCATCAAGGAGTAG
- a CDS encoding MBL fold metallo-hydrolase, with the protein MELHFLGSGSAFYPLYKNTSAYFELNNDLYLIDCGETVFEALLSLVELEQYREIYVVITHLHADHVGSLASLISYTYCMLDKKQVTVIHPKSAIVQLLSLMGIGREFYRYIDAYDGSNVEFEAIQVQHVDNMECFGYVIKVNGETIYFSGDSSHLPQRILEDFKKGEIKTIYHDTSTHDSDYATHCYYGKLEAWIPHEMRKRVFCMHLDSDCRELLEGKGFSVVNVDGDSYAEPR; encoded by the coding sequence ATGGAATTACATTTTTTAGGCAGTGGATCAGCATTTTATCCTCTGTATAAAAACACCAGTGCATATTTTGAATTAAACAACGATCTCTATTTGATCGATTGCGGAGAAACTGTATTTGAAGCATTGCTCTCATTGGTTGAACTTGAACAATACAGGGAAATTTACGTTGTGATCACACATCTGCACGCGGATCATGTGGGGAGCCTGGCTTCTTTGATTTCTTATACTTATTGCATGTTGGATAAGAAGCAGGTTACCGTTATTCATCCCAAATCTGCGATTGTCCAGTTATTAAGCCTTATGGGAATCGGAAGGGAGTTTTACCGTTATATAGATGCTTATGACGGCAGCAATGTAGAATTTGAAGCGATCCAGGTTCAGCATGTGGATAATATGGAGTGTTTTGGCTATGTCATAAAAGTAAATGGAGAAACGATTTATTTCAGCGGAGATTCCTCTCATCTGCCTCAAAGAATACTGGAGGATTTTAAAAAGGGGGAAATCAAGACCATTTATCATGACACAAGCACCCATGATTCTGACTATGCAACCCACTGTTATTATGGTAAACTGGAGGCATGGATTCCCCATGAGATGAGAAAGAGGGTATTTTGTATGCATTTAGATTCTGATTGTAGAGAGTTGTTGGAAGGAAAAGGATTTTCCGTAGTAAACGTGGATGGTGATTCGTATGCTGAACCTAGGTGA
- a CDS encoding MgtC/SapB family protein: MLNLGDFQELNEITITVRICLALIIGGILGMEREVRKQPAGFRTYMLVCMGSAAVMMTNQYISQTFGGSDPSRLGAQVVSGIGFLGAGTIIVTRNNQVRGLTTAAGLWAAACAGLAVGIGFYKGAILVGLAISLIMTVFQKVDSRLMATSRIFNLYMNFNAAANLNLFLESCKERNIQIIDIQAFKAKGKGEDGIIVMITLKTAKREPRGNVLQFLGMAEGLKYMEEL; the protein is encoded by the coding sequence ATGCTGAACCTAGGTGATTTTCAGGAACTGAACGAAATTACAATTACAGTACGTATATGCCTGGCTCTGATAATAGGCGGCATTCTGGGAATGGAGAGAGAAGTCAGGAAGCAGCCGGCCGGATTCCGGACGTATATGCTGGTATGTATGGGATCGGCAGCAGTGATGATGACCAACCAGTATATTTCGCAAACCTTTGGCGGCTCAGACCCCTCAAGGCTTGGTGCGCAGGTGGTCAGCGGGATCGGCTTTTTAGGGGCAGGTACCATCATAGTGACCAGAAATAATCAGGTAAGGGGTTTAACCACTGCCGCCGGATTGTGGGCGGCTGCCTGTGCAGGGCTGGCTGTTGGCATCGGGTTCTACAAGGGGGCAATACTTGTGGGATTGGCTATCAGTCTGATTATGACGGTTTTCCAAAAGGTTGACAGCCGGCTTATGGCAACTTCAAGAATCTTTAATTTGTATATGAACTTCAATGCTGCGGCAAATTTGAATCTGTTTCTGGAAAGCTGCAAAGAAAGGAATATACAAATTATTGATATCCAGGCATTTAAAGCTAAGGGTAAGGGAGAAGACGGTATCATTGTCATGATCACATTGAAAACTGCAAAAAGAGAGCCCCGGGGGAACGTATTGCAGTTTTTAGGTATGGCAGAGGGGCTTAAGTATATGGAGGAATTGTAG
- a CDS encoding inositol monophosphatase family protein, translating to MDKELHIDRKEIEELVFDTRRFFNDQRLASDVRSKGPADYVTQVDIQVQKWLKEKLEEKYPQIQFMGEEKDNSDLDFNRPMWIVDPVDGTTNLLHDYKQSAVSIGLWDGKRIGLGAVYLPFLNEFFWAAEGEGAFLNGSRIRVSNNKTLEESLIAIGTSPYYKENAERIFDMSRRIFMKCQDIRRGGSAAIDMVYVACGRLDGYFEMNLNPWDYSGAYLIVKEAGGMVAEFDGSPVQFRKKSHLIVSNGHIWHEMQKEINK from the coding sequence ATGGACAAAGAATTACATATTGACAGGAAAGAAATCGAAGAGCTTGTATTTGATACCAGACGCTTTTTTAATGACCAGCGGCTGGCATCAGATGTCCGGTCCAAGGGTCCGGCGGATTACGTCACTCAGGTAGATATCCAGGTTCAAAAGTGGCTGAAAGAAAAACTGGAGGAAAAATATCCCCAGATCCAATTCATGGGAGAAGAGAAGGACAATTCGGACCTGGATTTTAACAGGCCGATGTGGATTGTGGATCCGGTGGATGGAACCACCAACTTACTTCATGATTACAAACAAAGTGCCGTAAGCATAGGCTTATGGGATGGAAAAAGAATAGGGTTAGGAGCTGTATACCTGCCATTCTTAAATGAATTTTTCTGGGCGGCAGAGGGAGAAGGAGCTTTTTTAAACGGCAGCAGAATCCGTGTCAGCAATAATAAAACCCTGGAAGAATCGTTGATCGCTATAGGCACAAGCCCTTATTATAAGGAAAATGCGGAAAGAATCTTTGATATGAGCAGAAGGATTTTTATGAAATGCCAGGATATCCGCCGAGGCGGTTCGGCAGCCATTGACATGGTGTATGTTGCCTGCGGCAGACTGGATGGATATTTTGAAATGAATTTGAATCCCTGGGATTATAGCGGAGCGTATCTGATTGTGAAAGAGGCTGGAGGGATGGTGGCTGAATTTGACGGTTCACCGGTGCAGTTTCGTAAAAAGAGCCATCTCATAGTCAGCAATGGGCATATATGGCATGAGATGCAAAAGGAAATAAATAAATAA
- a CDS encoding methyltransferase family protein, with amino-acid sequence MKQILLRKKGIHTNRLAKGRKPPKTAAIETALLTATYSIAVIQYASVFVPRFILTLKFPASIRWVGIALTGSGVIFFILAITSMRDSWRAGVDESQKTAIVTSGIYKVSRNPAFVGFDMLYLGSALALPNVILLVAAVIGILLLHLQILEEETYLPRAFGDEYLQYKSRTPRYFLFI; translated from the coding sequence ATGAAACAGATACTTCTCCGGAAAAAGGGCATTCATACAAACCGGTTGGCAAAGGGCCGCAAACCTCCTAAAACGGCTGCGATTGAAACAGCCCTGTTAACGGCTACCTACAGCATTGCAGTCATTCAGTATGCAAGTGTTTTTGTTCCCCGGTTCATACTTACTCTTAAATTCCCAGCAAGCATTCGGTGGGTTGGTATCGCGCTTACAGGAAGCGGAGTCATTTTTTTTATCCTGGCTATCACCTCCATGCGTGACAGCTGGAGGGCAGGTGTGGACGAAAGCCAAAAGACTGCCATTGTCACGAGTGGAATTTACAAAGTCAGCAGAAATCCCGCCTTTGTGGGCTTTGACATGCTGTACCTTGGTTCTGCACTCGCACTGCCAAACGTCATCCTTCTGGTCGCTGCGGTCATTGGCATCCTGCTGCTGCATTTACAGATTTTAGAGGAAGAAACATATTTGCCACGTGCCTTTGGGGATGAGTATTTGCAGTACAAGAGCCGCACGCCACGGTATTTTCTGTTTATTTAA